Part of the Musa acuminata AAA Group cultivar baxijiao chromosome BXJ2-7, Cavendish_Baxijiao_AAA, whole genome shotgun sequence genome is shown below.
AAAGTTGGGTGAGTATGATCAATTCCGTAACATAGTCTACAGATGCTCATCAAGTTTAGCTCCTTAGTTTAGAGTGAACGATGAACTGCGTGACTTCCTAGTTTTGGCTCTTAGAAGCATTAAGGTTATCTATGATGGGTGTCCTGAAAAGGAGTAGAACTCTAATCCTCCAACATCATTCAAAGTTAGGACACAGGGCATTGTTCAGTTCTAAGAAATCCAGTTCAACAGAGCTAATTCTCTTTATTCAGATGGAGAATGTGTTCGACAACATGGAAAGCTCCTTTGCCTATGCTTCCTTCTGCTTTCCCAGTGGATAAGATCTTGGAATACAGTAGATTCCTACCACCACAGATTAGCATTAAGGTATGTTTGTGAGTAGCACATGAATCAGCAGCAGGCTCTACAAGTGCGGTGACTGTGACTCCTTGGTGCTGGGCTTCTGTGAGAGCTTCATGACAAGCAATTATTGGTGGCTCTACCAGTGTCATGAAAGTAGAAGAGTTTCGGTATACGTTGCTACTTCGTCCTGTTAGCTGTATCCTACTGTGATGGTTCACTGTACAGATGCACTTGTGTTCTTCAGACACAAGCTGTTAGGTTCCAAGCCTGCAGATCTCTTCCACAAAGAAACATGCAAGTTTCTACCCCTCACAATTAGCATTCCATTACATTCTTCACTACTTCAGCTGTTGCTGCTTCAgcgcacacacacgcacacagttCTTAGAGTGAAGGCTAAGCAGCAGTAACGCAGTAAGGCGACACTGTTTCGTTCGGAGACGGTGACCGGGAGACTGTGGCGTACACGCCAACATTTATGAGCAGGCCCACCTCGACGAGACGTGGCATGATAGGTGCCATCCATTTCCTTCTTGCCACCCATCCGGTGATGGAGCCTTTTCGCCCTTTACCATGCCAAATTACCATGAAGTCCTCACACCACCTTTTAATTTTCTCtgattaccccccccccccctcccaaaCCCTTTAGAGACTTTGAGTACTTTCTAGTAATTTCCGCACCAATAATTGAAGAAAAACCCTCACCATCTGTTCTATGTATTGACACAATTCTTTATTGTTTATGATTTCATGACTTTTCTTCAGCCTTTAATTGCCCTTTAAATAGCCTCCCATGCTTCCACCACCCTCTCGCTCTCTCATACCAAAGCCCTCCTCCCAAGTCCCAccttagctctctctctctctctctctctctctctctctctctctctctctctctctctttatttgcATAAGGACCTTCCAAAAAGGGTAAACGGACAGTGCCTGACAAGGTCCAAATGGAGTCGTCGAGCGCAGCCAAGAGGCTATGGCACATAGCGAGGGTGGTGTTCTACATGCTCCGGAAAGGCCTCGCCAAGGACAAACTCATGATggatctccacctcctcctcaagcGCGGCAAGATCGCCGGAAAGGCCATCGGTAACCTCGTGaccttccaccaccaccaccaccatcatggcGTCACCTCCATGAGCTCGGCCTTCTCGTGCCGGTCCATGGACCCCAACCGCTCCTTCTACAGCCCCAAGGCGGTGGAGTTCAGCTGCAGCAACACTCCCTCACGCCCGTCCTTCCATGCCATCAAGCGAAAGAACCGCCACCGCCGCTACGACTACGACTATGACGCCGTGGCGGTAGCGAAAGCGTTTGAGATACTCAACTCCCAAGTGTCCGATGCCGAGTCGGTCATGGCATCGCCATCTCCATCCCCGATGAACTGGAGCTTTGGGAAGAGCCCGGCTGGGGCGCGCCAGCTAAGGATCACGGACTCGCCCTTCCCATTGAACGAGGAGGGTGAGGAGGTGGGCACCCATATCGATCAGGAGGCGGAGGAGTTCATCAAGAGGTTCTACCAGCAGCTTCGTCTACAGCAGTGGACACCGATGACACCGGAATACAAACAGTACAGGAATGAGTTAATGGGACGAGCCTGAGATGGTCTTCTTACTTGATATAAAAGGTGAATCTATGCTGCTTACTTCTGCTTTGCTTTCGGTATATCCTTTGGCCATCATAAAGGGAGTTGTAATCTTCGTAGGCCTTACAGGATAAACTCTTTGTCACACCTCAACTATGGACGTTCTAAATGGTTCATCTTTtcatacttctctctctctctctctctctctctctctctctctctctctctctctctctctctgtgtactAAATCAAGGTATATGAGATTGACACAGCCCTGCAAATTTAAGATGACTCAGTAGAAATCAGTTTAAATTCGGAAACTAAAAGACCAATTCACCATGATGAAAATGGCTTAGTAATTACCGATTGTCATGTCAAAAATAATGTCACATAAAATGACACTCAATCGCAATATACTTTATGCCTTTATGATAGATATTGTTGTGAGCGATCTGAATACGTTAGAGTTGACTTGTGTTGAAGATTGAAATAAGACCCATAAATGGTAAAGTAATCTATTGTACTATCAACAACAGCACCATATTTTGACTCGGGACTTAGAATAAGCAACAACATTTTGTTTCTTACTCctctaaaaaaatcaaaaatccaaaaaaattataGTAGCAAAACATTTATTAGTGGGATAAAGAGTTCGTTGAAAATTGAAGCCCATTAAAAATTATTCTGTTTATACAAAAGATTTAATTATTCTGTAGATAAAGAGTTATATATTTTAAGGGATCTCTGTACATAATCTAATATTTGATTCAATACATGTAGATAATATTTGGCTTAAGTCATAAGTTCTGAGGCATATTTTAATCATAAGAAGAAGATACTTCAATCccaaaaatatgtaagagagtcaagatcattaattttaaattattaagtaAAGAAGCTTTGAttaaatcattaattttaaatatgtaaGGCATATTTTGCGGAGGAACGaagcaatatcataaacactcaaTTGAAAATTTGATGATAACAGagcataattaaacttatttggcaattgagaaatatatttttgatatccatttgataGAGTTTCCAATGACACATAGCTAAAAGAGCAATATGGGTTATAACTATAGTCAATCCTGCTGAAGTAAGTATTTCCTCATAATAAATATCATATTCTTGAATAAATCCCGTAGGGCTTtgtttattattactattattctcATAAGCATAATAAGTTACAATCTTCATCGAGATTGTGTTATTTACAAGCATAATAAGTTATGAGACTCAATCGGTGAAGACTGAAGGTGGAGGGTGATTCGACGATGGTCTTCTTCCAAAAAGTAGTGGCATCGACCTATGGTGTGCAATGGAGTTAAGCCTTTTGATATGACGATAGTGGAGGCATTAGGGCACTGGTCAATACACTAGTCAGAGTGGTGATAGCTCACCGAGGCTGACCTTTGGTTAGAGGAAGACTCGATGGTCACAAGGATGGTAGATGAAGATCaaagtgatagaagataagatttcttcaactatatgagaaaatctctctactctgttgaggaaaatcctctattctgttgaaggATATGTTAATATATTAAGCTAAAGTTATTTATCTATATCCATGATATGTCATAGTGAAGTCTACGGAGAAGAATCCGAGGATAATTATAATGATAGGGGAATCACATGAGAAGAAGACTCACAATATAGATAGAAGTGAAACGAGAAAAACAAAAAACTTAAGAACTTTATTGTATATTTTGTATATGTCACAATCCTATTTGTAGGATTGAAGACAATCAAATCAATCACATACATAAGAAAGATCCCTTTACCAACTTCAAAAACAAGTCTCATCAAAACTTATATATCAACAACATGGGCAATACATAAAATCACAAAATCAGTATGATATGTAATTAATGATAGCATGATAATAAATTTGACTTCACTGTCAATGTATCACAGAACTAGCGCAACCTGATTCCGAATATAATAGATAAATGCTAATCATGCATATATCATTAAGTTAGATGTTGACTTTTCATTTAATTTCTTCCAAATGACTTGATTGTTGTTCAAACCCACCCACTCGTAGCACTGTAGAGAAAGCAAATCTTAACTTGTTTTCAGTCCATTTCTTACGGTCAACAAAAGT
Proteins encoded:
- the LOC103991250 gene encoding uncharacterized protein LOC103991250 gives rise to the protein MESSSAAKRLWHIARVVFYMLRKGLAKDKLMMDLHLLLKRGKIAGKAIGNLVTFHHHHHHHGVTSMSSAFSCRSMDPNRSFYSPKAVEFSCSNTPSRPSFHAIKRKNRHRRYDYDYDAVAVAKAFEILNSQVSDAESVMASPSPSPMNWSFGKSPAGARQLRITDSPFPLNEEGEEVGTHIDQEAEEFIKRFYQQLRLQQWTPMTPEYKQYRNELMGRA